One Dictyoglomus thermophilum H-6-12 DNA window includes the following coding sequences:
- the rimO gene encoding 30S ribosomal protein S12 methylthiotransferase RimO: protein MKKAGIIHLGCSKNQVDTEILMGFLKELGYTFTPYLGEADLVLVNTCAFIKPAWQEAEENINFLKEYKENNKNLKIVVTGCYVERFEKELEDRYPFVDLFIGPGEYDKFVSLITSNGERKIHSSPASSFMYTHKMPRVLISPNFWVYVKISEGCNNFCSYCTIPFIRGRLRSRSIDDIIKEVEILVQKGVKEINLIAQDTTRYGEDLYGKSALVDLLKSIENIKGDFYVRILYSYPSRVTKDLINFIKVSEKVVPYFDIPIQHVNDEILKKMNRSYKKDDIIRVWSTIRENFEDAVIRTTVMVGFPGETEENFEELIAFIKAYPFDRLGAFTYYNEEGTISKNFDGQIDEDEKIRRYDILMSTQKEISKKLNAKLLGREFDVIIENEKGKYFIGRSWREAPEVDGVIMIPKEGSRSISIGDRVRVKIKKYRAYDLLGELV, encoded by the coding sequence ATGAAAAAAGCTGGAATTATACATCTTGGATGTTCAAAGAATCAAGTTGATACGGAAATTCTTATGGGATTTTTAAAAGAGCTTGGTTATACTTTTACTCCTTATCTTGGAGAGGCAGATCTTGTGCTAGTGAATACTTGTGCTTTTATAAAACCAGCATGGCAAGAAGCAGAAGAGAATATTAATTTTTTGAAAGAGTATAAGGAGAATAATAAAAACTTGAAAATTGTAGTTACAGGCTGTTATGTAGAAAGATTTGAGAAAGAGTTAGAGGATAGATATCCTTTTGTGGATCTTTTTATTGGACCTGGAGAATATGATAAATTTGTTTCTCTAATAACCTCTAATGGAGAAAGAAAAATCCATTCTTCTCCTGCTTCTTCTTTTATGTATACACATAAGATGCCCAGAGTTTTAATTTCTCCTAATTTCTGGGTTTATGTAAAAATTTCTGAGGGGTGTAATAATTTTTGTAGTTATTGTACCATTCCATTTATTCGTGGAAGACTCAGAAGTAGGAGCATAGATGATATTATAAAAGAAGTAGAGATATTGGTGCAAAAAGGTGTTAAAGAGATAAATCTTATTGCTCAAGATACTACTCGGTATGGAGAAGATTTATACGGAAAGTCTGCTCTTGTGGATTTATTGAAAAGTATTGAGAATATAAAAGGAGATTTTTATGTAAGAATTTTGTATTCTTACCCTTCTCGTGTAACCAAAGACCTTATTAATTTTATAAAAGTTTCCGAGAAAGTAGTTCCTTATTTTGATATTCCTATTCAGCATGTAAATGATGAGATATTAAAGAAGATGAATAGAAGTTATAAAAAGGATGATATTATAAGGGTTTGGAGTACGATAAGGGAGAATTTTGAAGATGCTGTAATAAGAACTACTGTAATGGTTGGCTTTCCTGGAGAAACGGAAGAAAATTTTGAAGAACTTATAGCTTTTATAAAGGCTTATCCTTTTGATAGATTGGGGGCTTTTACATATTATAATGAGGAAGGGACTATATCTAAGAATTTTGATGGCCAAATAGATGAGGACGAGAAAATAAGAAGATACGATATATTGATGAGTACTCAGAAAGAGATCTCAAAAAAACTGAATGCAAAACTTTTAGGAAGAGAGTTTGATGTGATAATTGAAAATGAGAAAGGTAAATACTTTATAGGTAGAAGTTGGCGAGAGGCTCCTGAAGTAGATGGGGTAATAATGATACCCAAGGAAGGCTCAAGATCTATAAGTATAGGAGATAGAGTTAGAGTGAAAATAAAAAAATATAGAGCTTATGACCTTTTGGGAGAGTTAGTATGA
- a CDS encoding helix-turn-helix domain-containing protein, whose amino-acid sequence MVRESKSLGEILREEREKKGLSLREVANLLKISYRYLKHLEDDEYDKVNLAEVYKRGILRKYSNFLGLNEEEIIKTYNTQYQLEKEESSPELVKPKKSSLKYIAYFLVISIIFLTVFLTVKLNNKEVMSNNFKNRDITSYEINIPESYTKTIESSKVDEIGNEVSVTNTNTFTNTIKVVALDRVWLRVNYEDKTIYEGILKRGDTITWTYTSLYFHIGNAGGLEIYYNDKNIGTLGKKGEVVKLRVP is encoded by the coding sequence ATGGTTAGAGAGTCTAAAAGCTTAGGAGAGATTTTAAGAGAAGAAAGGGAAAAAAAAGGCTTATCTTTAAGAGAGGTAGCAAATCTTTTAAAGATAAGTTATAGGTATCTCAAGCACTTAGAAGATGATGAATATGATAAGGTAAATCTTGCTGAGGTTTATAAAAGAGGCATTTTAAGGAAATATTCTAATTTTCTTGGTCTTAATGAAGAAGAGATAATTAAGACTTATAATACCCAGTATCAGTTAGAAAAGGAAGAAAGCTCACCTGAGCTTGTTAAGCCTAAAAAGAGTTCTTTGAAATACATAGCTTATTTCCTAGTAATATCCATCATATTTCTAACAGTATTTTTAACAGTAAAATTGAATAATAAAGAAGTTATGAGTAATAATTTTAAAAACAGAGATATAACGTCTTATGAGATAAATATACCAGAAAGTTATACTAAGACTATTGAGAGTAGTAAGGTTGATGAAATTGGTAATGAAGTTAGCGTTACTAATACAAACACTTTCACTAATACTATAAAAGTTGTAGCCTTAGATAGGGTTTGGCTCAGAGTTAACTACGAAGATAAAACTATTTATGAAGGTATTTTAAAAAGAGGAGATACTATAACTTGGACTTATACCTCTCTTTACTTTCATATAGGAAATGCGGGTGGGCTTGAGATATATTATAACGATAAGAATATAGGAACTTTGGGTAAGAAGGGAGAAGTTGTAAAACTTAGAGTGCCATGA
- a CDS encoding pseudouridine synthase: protein MERLQKFIAKAGVTSRRKAEKLILEGRVKVNGEVIRTLGVKIDPEKDIVEIDNKIVKPDKKIYIALYKPVGYISSLYDPFGRRTIKDLLRDKVPFRVYPVGRLDFDSEGLLLCTNDGEIANVLIHPRYKIPKVYEVLIDGIPKEEELKKLREGVILEEGRTLPAGFEIIWENRRKNISLLKITLYQGWKRQIRRMLALFNYKVLNLKRVQIGKIKLGDLKPGEIRFLRDDEIRWLESLKA, encoded by the coding sequence ATGGAGAGGCTTCAAAAGTTTATAGCTAAGGCTGGGGTTACATCAAGAAGAAAGGCAGAAAAACTTATTTTAGAGGGCAGAGTGAAGGTAAACGGAGAAGTAATTAGAACCCTTGGGGTTAAGATTGATCCAGAAAAAGATATAGTAGAGATAGATAACAAAATAGTTAAACCTGATAAGAAGATATATATTGCTTTATACAAGCCTGTAGGTTATATATCTTCTTTATATGATCCCTTTGGAAGAAGAACTATAAAAGATCTTTTAAGAGATAAAGTCCCTTTTAGGGTTTATCCTGTGGGAAGGTTGGATTTTGATAGTGAGGGACTTTTATTATGTACTAATGATGGCGAGATAGCTAATGTACTTATCCATCCAAGGTATAAAATTCCAAAAGTATATGAAGTATTAATTGATGGCATACCTAAGGAAGAGGAGTTGAAAAAACTTAGAGAAGGTGTTATTTTAGAGGAAGGACGGACTCTTCCTGCAGGATTTGAAATTATTTGGGAAAATAGAAGAAAAAATATATCTCTTTTAAAAATTACCTTATATCAAGGATGGAAAAGACAAATAAGAAGGATGTTAGCTCTTTTTAATTACAAGGTTTTGAATCTTAAGAGGGTACAGATAGGAAAGATAAAATTAGGTGATTTAAAACCGGGAGAGATCAGATTTTTAAGAGATGATGAGATAAGATGGTTAGAGAGTCTAAAAGCTTAG
- the scpB gene encoding SMC-Scp complex subunit ScpB: protein MREIRLIAKKQIEALIFIAEKPLYPEEIAKLLEMSVDEVEEVLKELKEEYENRGINLYKINGAYDFATSPEVAPVLWRYASRKRERLSKAALETLAIVYYHQPITKVEIETIRGAKVDSVLSTLLEKKLIKIVGRKETIGRPFLYGIGDEFYRYFTIEDEEELKK, encoded by the coding sequence ATGAGAGAGATAAGGCTAATAGCTAAGAAACAAATAGAAGCGTTAATATTTATTGCCGAAAAGCCTCTTTATCCTGAGGAAATCGCAAAATTATTAGAGATGAGCGTAGATGAGGTAGAGGAAGTTTTAAAGGAGTTAAAAGAGGAATATGAAAATCGAGGTATTAATCTCTATAAAATAAATGGTGCTTATGACTTTGCAACATCTCCTGAGGTAGCACCAGTTTTATGGAGATATGCTTCGAGAAAAAGAGAAAGATTATCTAAAGCTGCTCTCGAGACTCTTGCCATAGTTTATTATCATCAGCCCATTACTAAGGTGGAGATAGAAACTATAAGAGGAGCAAAAGTAGATAGTGTCCTGAGTACTCTCTTAGAGAAGAAATTGATAAAGATTGTAGGCAGAAAAGAAACCATAGGAAGACCATTTTTATACGGTATTGGTGATGAATTTTATAGATATTTCACTATAGAGGATGAAGAAGAGCTAAAAAAATGA
- a CDS encoding segregation/condensation protein A, with protein MIVNPFLTIKELLQKEIDISVFPLKDLVEQYSSLGEEKWKDLELTTSFLDVTVDLIEGKIRKVFNKEVDIEPKKVEEELYFYDDSWRNVAEYLREKEERSLLIFRRERKDEIELIPEKKLNIAEIYLLFLERKNSLILDLSYLEDDYEFDFEGKYKEILSKREGSFSELIKRKTILEAICYFLVLCDMSNKNEVILQQKEFLGDIYFKVKTYERDKANS; from the coding sequence ATGATAGTAAATCCCTTTCTTACAATAAAGGAGTTGTTACAGAAGGAGATCGATATATCTGTTTTTCCTTTGAAAGATCTTGTTGAACAGTATTCTTCTCTAGGAGAAGAGAAATGGAAAGATCTTGAATTAACAACATCTTTTTTAGATGTAACTGTAGATCTTATAGAAGGAAAAATTAGGAAGGTATTTAATAAAGAGGTTGACATAGAACCAAAAAAGGTAGAAGAAGAATTATATTTTTACGATGATTCTTGGAGAAATGTGGCGGAATATTTGAGAGAAAAAGAAGAGAGGAGCTTGTTAATATTTAGAAGAGAAAGAAAAGACGAGATTGAGCTTATCCCTGAGAAAAAACTAAATATAGCTGAGATTTATCTTCTGTTCTTAGAAAGAAAAAATAGCCTTATTTTAGATCTTTCTTATCTTGAGGACGATTATGAATTTGATTTTGAGGGAAAATATAAAGAGATTTTGAGCAAGAGAGAAGGTAGCTTTTCAGAACTCATTAAAAGAAAAACCATACTGGAAGCAATATGTTACTTTCTTGTTTTGTGTGATATGAGTAATAAAAATGAAGTTATCTTACAACAAAAGGAGTTCCTAGGAGATATATACTTCAAGGTGAAAACTTATGAGAGAGATAAGGCTAATAGCTAA
- the trpS gene encoding tryptophan--tRNA ligase, which produces MKTGRILSGMRPTGKLHLGHLLGVLKNWVELQDTYECFFEIADWHALTTHYRETEEVVENVFNMICDWLAVGIDPKKSVIFRQSDILEHAELFLLFSMIVPLPWLERNPTYKEQLREIEGRDLMTYGFLGYPVLQAADILIYRADTVPVGEDQLPHLELTREIARRFNYFYSPIFPEPQAKLSEVPELVGIDGRKMSKSYGNTIPLDTEEEELKKLVRSMITDPARIRRSDPGHPEVCTVFAYHKIFNKEEVSEIDYACRNAQIGCVECKMKLAEKLNQFLAPIREKRKIYSKDRDLTWSILVEGNKKAREEAQKTMELVREAMKIKIV; this is translated from the coding sequence ATGAAGACAGGAAGAATACTTAGTGGAATGAGGCCCACAGGAAAACTTCATTTAGGACACCTTTTAGGAGTATTAAAAAATTGGGTAGAGCTTCAAGATACTTACGAGTGTTTTTTTGAGATTGCTGATTGGCATGCTTTGACCACTCATTATCGTGAGACCGAAGAAGTAGTTGAGAATGTATTTAATATGATTTGTGATTGGCTGGCTGTAGGTATAGATCCTAAAAAATCTGTGATATTTAGACAATCTGATATATTAGAACATGCTGAACTTTTTTTGCTGTTTTCCATGATAGTTCCTCTTCCCTGGCTTGAAAGAAACCCCACCTATAAGGAACAACTTCGTGAGATTGAAGGAAGAGATCTCATGACTTATGGATTTTTAGGATATCCTGTACTTCAGGCAGCAGATATATTAATTTATAGGGCAGATACGGTTCCTGTAGGTGAAGATCAACTTCCCCATTTGGAGCTTACTAGAGAAATAGCAAGAAGATTTAATTATTTCTATTCACCTATATTTCCTGAACCTCAGGCAAAGCTTTCAGAGGTACCAGAGCTTGTAGGAATTGATGGGAGGAAGATGTCGAAAAGCTATGGAAATACTATCCCCCTTGATACAGAAGAAGAGGAATTGAAAAAATTAGTAAGGAGTATGATTACTGATCCTGCAAGGATAAGAAGAAGTGACCCAGGGCATCCTGAGGTATGTACAGTGTTTGCTTATCACAAGATTTTTAACAAGGAAGAGGTTTCAGAAATTGATTATGCATGTAGAAATGCTCAAATAGGCTGTGTTGAGTGCAAGATGAAGCTTGCAGAGAAATTAAATCAGTTTTTAGCACCTATAAGGGAGAAAAGGAAGATTTACTCAAAAGATCGAGATCTTACTTGGAGTATCCTTGTTGAAGGAAACAAAAAGGCGAGAGAAGAGGCTCAAAAAACTATGGAGCTTGTTAGGGAGGCTATGAAGATAAAAATAGTATGA
- a CDS encoding site-2 protease family protein — MEFSDIVTYLWRIVAILIAITVHEFAHGKMAEIEGDITPRLSGRLTLNPLAHIDPIGFLMLLFFRFGWAKPVPVNFNNLRRGEKSIILVSLAGPLANFILAFLVSIFWRIDLPLPLGFIRFCIELAILNVFLGIFNLIPIPPLDGSHILESILPYKYRRYYQSISLYGVLILMVLILTNGLYIIISPFLNLFLYLLGLK; from the coding sequence ATGGAATTTAGCGATATAGTTACTTATTTATGGAGAATAGTTGCCATATTAATTGCTATAACTGTTCATGAGTTTGCCCATGGTAAGATGGCGGAGATTGAGGGTGACATTACTCCGAGACTTTCAGGAAGGTTAACTCTAAATCCTTTAGCTCATATTGATCCCATAGGATTTTTAATGCTTCTCTTTTTTAGGTTTGGATGGGCAAAGCCTGTTCCTGTTAATTTTAATAATCTAAGGAGAGGAGAAAAAAGTATCATATTGGTTTCTCTTGCGGGACCTCTTGCTAATTTTATTCTTGCCTTCTTGGTAAGTATCTTTTGGAGAATTGATTTACCACTCCCGTTAGGTTTTATAAGGTTTTGTATAGAGCTTGCTATTCTAAATGTATTTTTGGGAATATTTAATCTAATTCCTATTCCACCTCTTGACGGCTCTCATATATTAGAGTCTATTCTTCCTTATAAATACAGGAGGTATTATCAATCTATAAGTCTTTATGGTGTACTAATACTTATGGTTTTGATATTAACTAATGGATTATATATAATAATAAGTCCTTTTCTGAACTTATTCTTATATCTTTTAGGGTTAAAATGA
- a CDS encoding pyrimidine-nucleoside phosphorylase translates to MRMVDIIIKKRNGEALSEEEISFIVDGYVKGDIPDYQMSALLMAIYFRGMNLEETINLTRKMAYSGKVLDLSGIPGIKVDKHSTGGVGDKTTLVFAPLIASMGYPVAKMSGRSLGHTGGTIDKLESIPGFKTSMKDEEFIKQVKEIGIAIVGQTEDLVPADKKIYALRDVTGTVDSIPLIASSVMSKKIASGSDVIILDVKVGKGAFIKDINSARELAKIMVGIGKGFGKRIVAVLSQMDQPLGFAVGNSLEIVEAIETLKGGGPKDLKELIVTLGVETLKLIGDYKNEDEAKDKILEHLNSGKALLKFREMVKAQGGDVKIIDDYSPLLNAKVQKEIYSLEGGYVEDIDAHKVALSVMALGAGRDKKEDKIDLSVGIRLYKKVGDKIEKNEPIVTFYANEVERLKKAQEIFKEAIKIGNKKKDPLPIVLDIIS, encoded by the coding sequence ATGAGAATGGTAGATATCATTATTAAGAAAAGAAATGGTGAGGCTCTAAGTGAGGAAGAAATTAGTTTTATAGTAGACGGTTATGTTAAGGGAGACATACCAGATTATCAGATGTCTGCTCTTTTGATGGCTATTTACTTCAGGGGCATGAATTTGGAAGAAACCATCAATTTAACGAGAAAAATGGCCTATTCTGGTAAGGTATTAGATTTATCTGGTATTCCTGGAATAAAGGTAGATAAGCACAGTACTGGTGGAGTAGGAGATAAAACTACATTGGTTTTTGCTCCATTGATTGCTTCTATGGGATATCCTGTGGCAAAGATGTCTGGTAGGAGTTTAGGACATACAGGGGGGACCATAGATAAACTTGAATCTATTCCAGGTTTTAAAACGAGCATGAAAGATGAAGAATTTATAAAACAGGTTAAGGAGATAGGCATTGCTATTGTGGGGCAAACAGAAGATTTGGTTCCTGCGGATAAAAAGATATATGCATTGAGAGATGTTACGGGAACTGTAGATTCTATACCACTGATAGCAAGTAGTGTTATGAGCAAAAAGATTGCAAGTGGATCTGATGTAATAATTCTTGACGTTAAGGTTGGAAAAGGAGCTTTTATAAAGGATATAAATTCCGCAAGAGAACTTGCTAAGATAATGGTGGGAATTGGAAAGGGTTTTGGCAAAAGGATTGTAGCAGTACTTTCTCAGATGGATCAGCCTTTAGGTTTTGCTGTTGGGAATTCTCTTGAGATTGTGGAGGCTATTGAAACTCTTAAGGGAGGAGGTCCTAAAGATTTAAAGGAACTTATAGTTACCCTTGGAGTGGAGACTTTAAAATTGATAGGAGATTACAAAAATGAGGATGAGGCTAAGGATAAAATTTTAGAACATTTAAATAGCGGGAAGGCTTTGTTGAAGTTTAGAGAAATGGTCAAAGCTCAAGGTGGAGACGTAAAAATAATAGATGATTATAGTCCTCTACTAAATGCTAAGGTTCAAAAAGAGATATACTCTCTTGAGGGAGGATATGTAGAAGATATAGATGCTCATAAAGTAGCATTAAGTGTTATGGCTCTTGGTGCTGGAAGAGATAAAAAAGAGGATAAAATTGATTTATCAGTAGGAATAAGGCTTTATAAGAAGGTTGGGGATAAGATAGAAAAGAACGAGCCTATTGTAACCTTTTATGCTAATGAAGTTGAAAGGCTAAAGAAAGCTCAAGAAATTTTTAAAGAGGCAATAAAGATAGGGAATAAAAAGAAAGATCCTCTTCCTATAGTTTTAGATATTATTTCATAA
- a CDS encoding phosphopentomutase — translation MKRAILIVLDGVGIGELPDAAKYNDEGSNTLVNTAKALGGLSLPNMGKMGLSNIEEIPGTPKEDNPIAFYGKMAEASPGKDSTTGHWEIAGLILDRPFPVYPNGFPKEVIEAFEKAIGRKVIGNKPASGTEIIKELGEYHMKTGYPIVYTSADSVFQIAAHEEVIPVEELYRMCEIARNILQGEHAVARVIARPFTGSPGNFYRTPRRKDFSLPPFKATLLDYLKENNYDVIGVGKIEDLFAGRGLTLSLHQDNNSEGIKNIFEAWNKLREGLIFVNLVDFDMLYGHRNDPEGMGKALKDFDDALPDIMKLLSDFDLLIITADHGNDPTTPSTDHSREYVPLLIYSPNFKRTFPLGIRSTFSDLGKTLADFFNVKNDLHGESFLSTIEEGWK, via the coding sequence ATGAAAAGAGCTATTTTAATTGTTTTGGATGGAGTTGGAATAGGCGAACTTCCAGATGCTGCGAAGTATAACGATGAAGGAAGCAATACTTTGGTAAACACTGCAAAGGCTTTGGGTGGACTTAGTTTACCTAACATGGGTAAAATGGGACTTTCTAATATTGAAGAGATTCCTGGAACTCCTAAAGAGGATAATCCAATAGCCTTTTATGGTAAAATGGCTGAGGCTTCTCCTGGGAAAGATTCTACTACAGGACATTGGGAGATTGCAGGCTTAATTCTTGACAGACCCTTTCCAGTTTATCCTAATGGCTTTCCTAAAGAGGTAATAGAGGCTTTTGAAAAAGCCATAGGAAGAAAAGTGATTGGGAATAAGCCTGCATCAGGGACAGAGATCATAAAAGAGCTTGGCGAATATCATATGAAGACAGGGTATCCTATTGTCTATACTTCGGCTGATAGTGTTTTCCAGATAGCTGCCCATGAAGAGGTTATCCCTGTAGAGGAACTCTATAGGATGTGTGAGATTGCAAGGAATATACTCCAAGGAGAGCATGCTGTAGCAAGGGTTATTGCAAGACCTTTTACAGGCTCCCCTGGAAATTTTTATAGGACGCCAAGAAGAAAAGATTTTTCTTTACCTCCCTTCAAGGCGACTTTATTGGATTATTTAAAGGAAAATAATTATGATGTGATAGGGGTAGGAAAAATAGAGGATCTTTTCGCAGGAAGAGGTTTAACTTTATCTTTGCATCAAGATAATAATAGCGAGGGAATAAAAAATATCTTTGAAGCATGGAATAAGTTAAGAGAAGGATTAATATTTGTAAATTTGGTAGATTTTGACATGTTATATGGACATAGAAATGATCCTGAGGGAATGGGAAAAGCCTTAAAAGATTTTGATGACGCACTTCCCGATATAATGAAACTTCTTTCAGACTTTGACTTATTGATAATAACAGCTGATCATGGAAATGATCCTACAACTCCAAGTACAGATCATTCAAGAGAATATGTTCCTTTACTTATTTATTCTCCTAATTTTAAGCGTACTTTTCCTTTAGGTATTAGGAGTACCTTTTCTGATCTTGGTAAGACTCTTGCAGATTTCTTTAATGTGAAAAATGATCTTCATGGAGAAAGTTTTTTAAGTACAATAGAAGAAGGGTGGAAATAA
- the xerD gene encoding site-specific tyrosine recombinase XerD, whose translation MKDKLEDFLFYLKFEKNMSSATIDSYRRDLEDFINFLQKEGINIKNLKREEWQRYLVALYKKYKIKSIARKISSIRSFIKFLLREGYINKNYSNFMLIPKIPMYLPEVLDPKEIESFLKIPDPLSPLGIRNMAILETFYATGIRVSELVNLNIQNVDLEEKYVRCFGKGEKERIVPLGDYAVESLKRYLSVRHLFNPKDKEALFLNKKGERITRQGVWFIIKAYSKILGLPKKVSPHTFRHSFATHLLSNGADIRIVQELLGHSDIATTQIYTHIVSSKLHEVYQRAHPLMRRNTK comes from the coding sequence ATGAAGGATAAATTAGAAGATTTCTTATTTTATTTAAAGTTTGAGAAGAACATGTCATCGGCTACTATTGATAGCTATAGGAGAGATTTAGAGGATTTTATAAATTTCCTTCAGAAAGAAGGTATAAACATTAAAAATTTAAAGAGGGAAGAATGGCAGAGGTATTTGGTAGCTTTATATAAAAAATACAAGATAAAGTCTATTGCAAGAAAGATATCCTCTATAAGAAGTTTTATAAAATTCCTCCTGAGAGAGGGTTATATAAATAAAAATTATAGTAACTTTATGCTAATTCCTAAAATTCCTATGTATCTTCCGGAGGTTCTTGATCCTAAAGAAATAGAGAGTTTCTTGAAAATCCCTGATCCCTTATCTCCTCTTGGTATTAGAAATATGGCAATTCTCGAAACTTTTTATGCAACAGGTATTAGAGTTTCAGAACTTGTTAATTTAAATATTCAGAATGTAGATTTAGAAGAGAAGTATGTTAGATGTTTTGGAAAAGGAGAAAAAGAAAGAATTGTTCCTTTAGGAGATTATGCTGTAGAAAGTCTTAAAAGATATCTCTCTGTAAGGCATTTATTTAATCCAAAGGATAAAGAAGCACTATTCTTGAACAAAAAGGGTGAGAGGATAACAAGACAGGGTGTATGGTTTATTATAAAAGCCTACTCTAAGATTTTAGGTCTTCCTAAGAAGGTTAGTCCGCATACTTTTAGACATTCTTTTGCGACTCATCTTCTTTCTAATGGGGCAGATATACGTATTGTACAAGAATTATTAGGCCATTCGGATATTGCTACAACTCAGATTTATACTCACATTGTTTCTAGCAAACTTCATGAAGTCTATCAGAGGGCGCATCCTTTAATGAGGAGGAATACTAAATGA
- the rlmB gene encoding 23S rRNA (guanosine(2251)-2'-O)-methyltransferase RlmB has product MEDKIYGKNAVLEALKSNIPLNKIYIAKGIHFDNKFNEILNLAKEKGVPIKYVERSVIEKMVGGNSQGVLAIISSVPYREWEDIEKTLNNKSVIVVLDHIQDPHNLGAIARTSEFAGASAIVIPKARSAGVTSASFKASAGALSYIPVVRVSNIANFLRELKKKGWFIVGADLDTENLYNQVNYRFPLALVVGSEDEGLHRIVKESCDLLVKIPSYGKVESLNVSVALGIILYKIRESHEG; this is encoded by the coding sequence ATGGAAGATAAGATTTATGGAAAAAATGCTGTATTAGAGGCTTTGAAGAGCAACATTCCTTTAAACAAAATATATATTGCAAAAGGTATTCATTTTGATAATAAATTCAATGAAATATTAAATTTGGCAAAAGAAAAAGGTGTACCTATCAAGTATGTGGAAAGAAGTGTTATAGAAAAGATGGTAGGAGGAAATTCTCAAGGGGTTCTTGCAATAATTTCCTCTGTTCCTTACAGAGAATGGGAAGACATAGAGAAGACTTTAAATAACAAGAGTGTAATTGTGGTATTAGATCATATTCAAGATCCACATAATTTAGGGGCTATAGCAAGGACTTCTGAGTTTGCTGGAGCTTCAGCGATAGTAATACCTAAAGCAAGAAGTGCAGGAGTGACTTCTGCTTCTTTTAAGGCTTCAGCTGGTGCTCTTTCCTATATCCCTGTGGTAAGGGTTTCTAATATAGCGAATTTTTTGAGAGAGTTAAAGAAAAAGGGATGGTTTATAGTAGGTGCAGATCTTGATACGGAGAACTTATATAACCAAGTAAATTATAGATTTCCTCTTGCTCTTGTTGTAGGGAGTGAGGATGAAGGATTACATCGGATTGTTAAAGAATCTTGTGATTTGCTTGTAAAGATACCTTCTTATGGTAAAGTAGAGTCTTTAAATGTTTCTGTAGCTTTGGGGATTATTCTGTATAAGATAAGGGAGAGCCATGAAGGATAA
- the ispF gene encoding 2-C-methyl-D-erythritol 2,4-cyclodiphosphate synthase, with product MDGGNSFKIRVGLGYDVHPFQEGRDLFLGGVKIPFQKGLKGHSDGDVLIHAIADALLGASALPDIGYFFPNDDKSMEGISSVVILKRVKDLLEEKGVNIINIDSIIIAEEPKILPFRDKIIKNLSSILEIPESSLNIKATTNEKLGFIGRGEGIAVFAVALVSFQ from the coding sequence ATGGATGGAGGGAATTCTTTCAAAATCAGAGTTGGTTTAGGTTACGATGTACATCCATTTCAAGAAGGAAGAGATCTTTTTTTGGGAGGTGTAAAGATACCTTTTCAGAAGGGCTTGAAAGGTCATTCAGATGGGGATGTTTTGATACATGCTATTGCGGATGCCTTGTTAGGGGCGTCCGCTCTTCCTGATATAGGGTATTTCTTTCCTAACGATGATAAGAGTATGGAGGGTATATCTAGTGTGGTAATTCTTAAAAGGGTAAAAGATTTATTAGAAGAAAAGGGAGTAAATATAATTAATATTGATTCTATTATTATCGCTGAAGAACCTAAGATTTTACCATTTAGGGATAAGATTATTAAAAATTTGTCTTCAATCTTAGAAATTCCAGAGAGTTCTTTAAATATAAAGGCAACAACAAATGAGAAATTGGGATTTATTGGAAGAGGAGAAGGTATAGCAGTTTTTGCTGTGGCTCTTGTAAGTTTTCAATAA